AATAGTGCATGCGTTCCCGCTTGCATTAATGCCCCATGGTTTGCCATTGCCTCCGTCTATTCCTGGACATTGGCTTTGAAGGGTGCTAATAATGGTGCTAGCTTGTCCTAGAAGATGTTCGTAGTCATTTCCAATCGTGAGTTCATTGTTTTTATTTAAGGTATTTTGGAGCAATTGAGAAATCGCATTGATTTCGTTGTATTTATCAGTGGGTAGCGTGCCACTGGCTAAATTAGAGGCTATCACTTGCCACATGCCCACCGCAGAGCTGAGCGCTGAGGATACGGCTTGATTAGCGCTATTAGGGGTCGTTTTCAATCGGCTAGCACTTTCTTTTAGATTGTCAATCGCTTGAGTGGTGCTTGAATTGGTGTTAGAGGCCGTTTGTTTGAGTTCGTTATAGCGGGTTAAAAGATTGTTCAAATTTTCATAAGCGTTGGAGACTTTTTGGATTTCGCCGGTGTTTTTCACTTGTTGAACCGCTTCGCCGATTTGATAGCCCACGCTCATAAAAACGCCGTCATTTTCAGCAAGGAGCGATGACGCCATAAGAGGAAGTAAAATCGTTTTTTTCATAAAATGTTCCTTAAAGTAATGTTTTATTTGTAAAATCGTATCAAATTGAAACTTTATTTACAATGCGTTTAAATTGTGCCATAAATTTATTGAATTTTTAATAAAATTGAGCGAAAATTAACAAATCTTGCTTTTTTTTTGGATTTAAAAAAAAAGGTTTTTGATAGTGTAAAATGTTTTGAGTATTTTTAAATTTCACCGCTTAAGGAGATCGGGGCTAAAAATTTTCAAAGCGTTTTCTAAATCTTCTTTGGTGTCAATGCCCACGCTTTGGCTTTGAACGATTTTTACTGCAATCTTTTTTTGGTAATACAAAGCCCTTAACTGCTCTAATTTTTCTATCTCCTCTAAAACGCAAGGTTTTAAAGCGCATAATTCTTCTAAGATTTCTTTATTGTGGAAGCCGTAAATACCGATATGCCCTAAAAGGGGGGTTTGGCGTTTCGCATCAAAATCTCGTAAAAAAGGGATAAGGGAGCGCGAAAAATACAAGGCGTTATTTTGGCTATCTAAAACCACCTTGACTAAATTAGGGCTTTTGGCTTGTTCTTCATCAATGACTTTGGCGCAAGTCGCCATGAAAGGGGCGTTTTTGGTGGCTTCTAATAACGCTAAAATGACTTCTTTTTCTAAAAAAGGCTCATCGCCTTGCAAGTTTAAAACCCTTTCGTCGTTTTTTAACCCTAAAATTCGCGCCGCTTCCAAACAGCGTTCCGTGCCGCTATTATGGTGTTTGGAGGTTAGCACCGCTTTAATGTGGAATTTTTGGCATGTTTGCATGATGCTTTCATCATCGCAAGCGACTACGCAT
The Helicobacter pylori genome window above contains:
- the kdsB gene encoding 3-deoxy-manno-octulosonate cytidylyltransferase — its product is MIIIPARLKSSRFENKVLEDIFGLPMVVRCAKNANLVDECVVACDDESIMQTCQKFHIKAVLTSKHHNSGTERCLEAARILGLKNDERVLNLQGDEPFLEKEVILALLEATKNAPFMATCAKVIDEEQAKSPNLVKVVLDSQNNALYFSRSLIPFLRDFDAKRQTPLLGHIGIYGFHNKEILEELCALKPCVLEEIEKLEQLRALYYQKKIAVKIVQSQSVGIDTKEDLENALKIFSPDLLKR